A single genomic interval of Balaenoptera musculus isolate JJ_BM4_2016_0621 chromosome 14, mBalMus1.pri.v3, whole genome shotgun sequence harbors:
- the ZNF605 gene encoding zinc finger protein 605 isoform X1, with translation MIKSQISFEDVAVDFTLEEWQLLNPTQKTLHRDVMLENYSNLVFLGYQMIKPEAIFKLEQEEPWILGEEILSENFPEEVWLDNNLKMWHQDNQDKLKSMERGHEYDVFGKMFHSGINFDHLGMRSHKCGTGEKSLKHPFDFLIPKSNCERKKLDELNKKLLFCIKPDKTCGGIKYSDCSKCRKVSSKEPGLITNQIAHTGVCLCMECGKVFNKKSQLIIHQRTHTGEKPYGCRDCGKAFSQKSLLTIHQRTHSGEKPYGCGECQKAFSRKSLLVLHQRTHTGEKPYGCSDCGKSFSRKSQLQRHQRTHTVEKPYGCSDCGKAFSQKIRLITHQRTHTGEKPYKCNDCGKAFFWKSQLITHQRVHTGKKPYACSECKKAFSRNSLLIRHQRIHTGEKPYECSECGEAFIRKPQLVKHQMTHTGEKNYQCRNCEEAFFKKSELIRHQKAHLGEKPYGCVECGKTFFGKSQLLTHQRTHTGEKPYECGACGKAFTQKSSLVSHQRTHTGEKPYECSECGKAFSEKSSLIHHQRTHTGEKPFECSECRKAFAWKPQLLRHQRIHTGEKPYECSECGKAFVQKVQLIKHQRNHTGEKTYGCSDCTKAFFEKAQLIIHQRIHTGERPYKCGECGKSFTRKSHLMRHQRIHTGDKCYRCSECGTAFHRKAQLLIHQRSHML, from the exons ATATCATTTGAGGATGTGGCTGTGGACTTCACGTTGGAGGAGTGGCAGCTGCTCAATCCTACTCAGAAGACCCTGCACAGGGATGTGATGTTGGAGAACTATAGCAATCTAGTTTTCTTGG GTTATCAAATGATCAAACCTGAGGCGATTTTCAAACTGGAGCAAGAAGAGCCATGGATATTAGGTGAAGAAATCCTAAGTGAGAACTTTCCAG aagaAGTCTGGCTAGATAATAATCTCAAAATGTGGCACCAGGATAATCAAGACAAGCTTAAAAGTATGGAGAGAGGCCATGAATATGAcgtctttgggaaaatgtttcaTTCAGGCATTAACTTTGATCATTTAGGAATGAGATCCCATAAATGTGGCACAGGTGAAAAAAGTTTGAAACAtccttttgattttcttattCCAAAAAGtaactgtgaaagaaaaaaacttgatgagcttaataagaaattattattctGTATCAAGCCTGACAAAACCTGTGGTGGAATAAAATACTCTGATTGCAGTAAATGTAGAAAAGTCAGCAGTAAAGAGCCAGGGCTCATTACAAACCAAATAGCACATACAGGAGTCTGTTTATGCATGGAATGTGGTAAGGTTTTTAACAAAAAGTCACAGCTCATTATACATCAGAGAACTCATACAGGAGAGAAGCCCTACGGATGCCGTGACTGTGGAAAAGCCTTCTCCCAGAAGTCATTACTCACTATTCATCAAAGGACTCATTCAGGAGAAAAGCCATACGGGTGTGGTGAATGTCAAAAAGCTTTCAGCAGGAAGTCACTGCTCGTTTTACATCAGAGAACTCATACGGGAGAGAAGCCCTATGGCTGCAGTGACTGTGGGAAGTCCTTTAGCAGGAAGTCACAGCTTCAAAGACATCAGAGAACCCACACAGTAGAGAAGCCCTATGGCTGCAGTGACTGTGGGAAGGCCTTCTCCCAGAAAATAAGGCTCATTACTCATCAGAGgacacacacaggggagaagcccTACAAATGTAATGATTGCGGAAAAGCCTTCTTTTGGAAGTCACAGCTTATTACTCATCAGAGGGTTCATACAGGGAAGAAACCGTATGCATGTAGTGAGTGTAAAAAAGCCTTCAGCAGGAACTCACTCCTCATTAGGCATCAGAGGAtccacacaggagagaagccctatgaatgcagtgaatgtggtGAAGCCTTCATCAGAAAACCGCAACTTGTCAAACATCAAATgactcacacaggagagaagaaCTATCAGTGCAGGAACTGTGAAGAAGCCTTCTTTAAGAAGTCAGAACTAATTAGACATCAGAAAGCTCATTTAGGAGAAAAACCCTATGGATGTGttgaatgtgggaaaaccttctTTGGGAAGTCACAGCTCCTGACacatcagagaactcacactggagagaaaccttacgaATGTGGTGcctgtgggaaagccttcaccCAAAAGTCCAGCCTGGTATCTCATCAGAGgacacacacaggggagaaaccctatgagtGCAGcgagtgtgggaaagccttcagtgaGAAGTCAAGCCTCATTCACCATCAGAGAacccacactggagagaaacccttcGAATGTAGTGAGTGTAGGAAAGCTTTTGCCTGGAAGCCACAGCTTCTTaggcatcagagaattcatacaggggagaaaccctatgaatgcagTGAGTGTGGGAAGGCATTTGTTCAGAAAGTACAGCTCATTAAGCATCAGAGAAATCATACAGGAGAGAAGACCTATGGATGCAGTGATTGTACAAAAGCTTTCTTTGAGAAGGCACAGCTCATTATACATCAGAGGATTCATACAGGAGAGAGACCCTATAAATGTGgggaatgtgggaaatctttcaCTAGAAAGTCGCACCTTATGAGGCATCAGAGGATCCATACAGGAGATAAATGCTATagatgcagtgaatgtgggacaGCCTTCCACAGGAAGGCACAGCTCCTGATACATCAGAGAAGTCATATGCTGTAG
- the ZNF605 gene encoding zinc finger protein 605 isoform X2 — protein MLENYSNLVFLGYQMIKPEAIFKLEQEEPWILGEEILSENFPEEVWLDNNLKMWHQDNQDKLKSMERGHEYDVFGKMFHSGINFDHLGMRSHKCGTGEKSLKHPFDFLIPKSNCERKKLDELNKKLLFCIKPDKTCGGIKYSDCSKCRKVSSKEPGLITNQIAHTGVCLCMECGKVFNKKSQLIIHQRTHTGEKPYGCRDCGKAFSQKSLLTIHQRTHSGEKPYGCGECQKAFSRKSLLVLHQRTHTGEKPYGCSDCGKSFSRKSQLQRHQRTHTVEKPYGCSDCGKAFSQKIRLITHQRTHTGEKPYKCNDCGKAFFWKSQLITHQRVHTGKKPYACSECKKAFSRNSLLIRHQRIHTGEKPYECSECGEAFIRKPQLVKHQMTHTGEKNYQCRNCEEAFFKKSELIRHQKAHLGEKPYGCVECGKTFFGKSQLLTHQRTHTGEKPYECGACGKAFTQKSSLVSHQRTHTGEKPYECSECGKAFSEKSSLIHHQRTHTGEKPFECSECRKAFAWKPQLLRHQRIHTGEKPYECSECGKAFVQKVQLIKHQRNHTGEKTYGCSDCTKAFFEKAQLIIHQRIHTGERPYKCGECGKSFTRKSHLMRHQRIHTGDKCYRCSECGTAFHRKAQLLIHQRSHML, from the exons ATGTTGGAGAACTATAGCAATCTAGTTTTCTTGG GTTATCAAATGATCAAACCTGAGGCGATTTTCAAACTGGAGCAAGAAGAGCCATGGATATTAGGTGAAGAAATCCTAAGTGAGAACTTTCCAG aagaAGTCTGGCTAGATAATAATCTCAAAATGTGGCACCAGGATAATCAAGACAAGCTTAAAAGTATGGAGAGAGGCCATGAATATGAcgtctttgggaaaatgtttcaTTCAGGCATTAACTTTGATCATTTAGGAATGAGATCCCATAAATGTGGCACAGGTGAAAAAAGTTTGAAACAtccttttgattttcttattCCAAAAAGtaactgtgaaagaaaaaaacttgatgagcttaataagaaattattattctGTATCAAGCCTGACAAAACCTGTGGTGGAATAAAATACTCTGATTGCAGTAAATGTAGAAAAGTCAGCAGTAAAGAGCCAGGGCTCATTACAAACCAAATAGCACATACAGGAGTCTGTTTATGCATGGAATGTGGTAAGGTTTTTAACAAAAAGTCACAGCTCATTATACATCAGAGAACTCATACAGGAGAGAAGCCCTACGGATGCCGTGACTGTGGAAAAGCCTTCTCCCAGAAGTCATTACTCACTATTCATCAAAGGACTCATTCAGGAGAAAAGCCATACGGGTGTGGTGAATGTCAAAAAGCTTTCAGCAGGAAGTCACTGCTCGTTTTACATCAGAGAACTCATACGGGAGAGAAGCCCTATGGCTGCAGTGACTGTGGGAAGTCCTTTAGCAGGAAGTCACAGCTTCAAAGACATCAGAGAACCCACACAGTAGAGAAGCCCTATGGCTGCAGTGACTGTGGGAAGGCCTTCTCCCAGAAAATAAGGCTCATTACTCATCAGAGgacacacacaggggagaagcccTACAAATGTAATGATTGCGGAAAAGCCTTCTTTTGGAAGTCACAGCTTATTACTCATCAGAGGGTTCATACAGGGAAGAAACCGTATGCATGTAGTGAGTGTAAAAAAGCCTTCAGCAGGAACTCACTCCTCATTAGGCATCAGAGGAtccacacaggagagaagccctatgaatgcagtgaatgtggtGAAGCCTTCATCAGAAAACCGCAACTTGTCAAACATCAAATgactcacacaggagagaagaaCTATCAGTGCAGGAACTGTGAAGAAGCCTTCTTTAAGAAGTCAGAACTAATTAGACATCAGAAAGCTCATTTAGGAGAAAAACCCTATGGATGTGttgaatgtgggaaaaccttctTTGGGAAGTCACAGCTCCTGACacatcagagaactcacactggagagaaaccttacgaATGTGGTGcctgtgggaaagccttcaccCAAAAGTCCAGCCTGGTATCTCATCAGAGgacacacacaggggagaaaccctatgagtGCAGcgagtgtgggaaagccttcagtgaGAAGTCAAGCCTCATTCACCATCAGAGAacccacactggagagaaacccttcGAATGTAGTGAGTGTAGGAAAGCTTTTGCCTGGAAGCCACAGCTTCTTaggcatcagagaattcatacaggggagaaaccctatgaatgcagTGAGTGTGGGAAGGCATTTGTTCAGAAAGTACAGCTCATTAAGCATCAGAGAAATCATACAGGAGAGAAGACCTATGGATGCAGTGATTGTACAAAAGCTTTCTTTGAGAAGGCACAGCTCATTATACATCAGAGGATTCATACAGGAGAGAGACCCTATAAATGTGgggaatgtgggaaatctttcaCTAGAAAGTCGCACCTTATGAGGCATCAGAGGATCCATACAGGAGATAAATGCTATagatgcagtgaatgtgggacaGCCTTCCACAGGAAGGCACAGCTCCTGATACATCAGAGAAGTCATATGCTGTAG
- the ZNF605 gene encoding zinc finger protein 605 isoform X3, with protein sequence MTDISDSEEVWLDNNLKMWHQDNQDKLKSMERGHEYDVFGKMFHSGINFDHLGMRSHKCGTGEKSLKHPFDFLIPKSNCERKKLDELNKKLLFCIKPDKTCGGIKYSDCSKCRKVSSKEPGLITNQIAHTGVCLCMECGKVFNKKSQLIIHQRTHTGEKPYGCRDCGKAFSQKSLLTIHQRTHSGEKPYGCGECQKAFSRKSLLVLHQRTHTGEKPYGCSDCGKSFSRKSQLQRHQRTHTVEKPYGCSDCGKAFSQKIRLITHQRTHTGEKPYKCNDCGKAFFWKSQLITHQRVHTGKKPYACSECKKAFSRNSLLIRHQRIHTGEKPYECSECGEAFIRKPQLVKHQMTHTGEKNYQCRNCEEAFFKKSELIRHQKAHLGEKPYGCVECGKTFFGKSQLLTHQRTHTGEKPYECGACGKAFTQKSSLVSHQRTHTGEKPYECSECGKAFSEKSSLIHHQRTHTGEKPFECSECRKAFAWKPQLLRHQRIHTGEKPYECSECGKAFVQKVQLIKHQRNHTGEKTYGCSDCTKAFFEKAQLIIHQRIHTGERPYKCGECGKSFTRKSHLMRHQRIHTGDKCYRCSECGTAFHRKAQLLIHQRSHML encoded by the exons ATGACTGATATCAGTGATTCGG aagaAGTCTGGCTAGATAATAATCTCAAAATGTGGCACCAGGATAATCAAGACAAGCTTAAAAGTATGGAGAGAGGCCATGAATATGAcgtctttgggaaaatgtttcaTTCAGGCATTAACTTTGATCATTTAGGAATGAGATCCCATAAATGTGGCACAGGTGAAAAAAGTTTGAAACAtccttttgattttcttattCCAAAAAGtaactgtgaaagaaaaaaacttgatgagcttaataagaaattattattctGTATCAAGCCTGACAAAACCTGTGGTGGAATAAAATACTCTGATTGCAGTAAATGTAGAAAAGTCAGCAGTAAAGAGCCAGGGCTCATTACAAACCAAATAGCACATACAGGAGTCTGTTTATGCATGGAATGTGGTAAGGTTTTTAACAAAAAGTCACAGCTCATTATACATCAGAGAACTCATACAGGAGAGAAGCCCTACGGATGCCGTGACTGTGGAAAAGCCTTCTCCCAGAAGTCATTACTCACTATTCATCAAAGGACTCATTCAGGAGAAAAGCCATACGGGTGTGGTGAATGTCAAAAAGCTTTCAGCAGGAAGTCACTGCTCGTTTTACATCAGAGAACTCATACGGGAGAGAAGCCCTATGGCTGCAGTGACTGTGGGAAGTCCTTTAGCAGGAAGTCACAGCTTCAAAGACATCAGAGAACCCACACAGTAGAGAAGCCCTATGGCTGCAGTGACTGTGGGAAGGCCTTCTCCCAGAAAATAAGGCTCATTACTCATCAGAGgacacacacaggggagaagcccTACAAATGTAATGATTGCGGAAAAGCCTTCTTTTGGAAGTCACAGCTTATTACTCATCAGAGGGTTCATACAGGGAAGAAACCGTATGCATGTAGTGAGTGTAAAAAAGCCTTCAGCAGGAACTCACTCCTCATTAGGCATCAGAGGAtccacacaggagagaagccctatgaatgcagtgaatgtggtGAAGCCTTCATCAGAAAACCGCAACTTGTCAAACATCAAATgactcacacaggagagaagaaCTATCAGTGCAGGAACTGTGAAGAAGCCTTCTTTAAGAAGTCAGAACTAATTAGACATCAGAAAGCTCATTTAGGAGAAAAACCCTATGGATGTGttgaatgtgggaaaaccttctTTGGGAAGTCACAGCTCCTGACacatcagagaactcacactggagagaaaccttacgaATGTGGTGcctgtgggaaagccttcaccCAAAAGTCCAGCCTGGTATCTCATCAGAGgacacacacaggggagaaaccctatgagtGCAGcgagtgtgggaaagccttcagtgaGAAGTCAAGCCTCATTCACCATCAGAGAacccacactggagagaaacccttcGAATGTAGTGAGTGTAGGAAAGCTTTTGCCTGGAAGCCACAGCTTCTTaggcatcagagaattcatacaggggagaaaccctatgaatgcagTGAGTGTGGGAAGGCATTTGTTCAGAAAGTACAGCTCATTAAGCATCAGAGAAATCATACAGGAGAGAAGACCTATGGATGCAGTGATTGTACAAAAGCTTTCTTTGAGAAGGCACAGCTCATTATACATCAGAGGATTCATACAGGAGAGAGACCCTATAAATGTGgggaatgtgggaaatctttcaCTAGAAAGTCGCACCTTATGAGGCATCAGAGGATCCATACAGGAGATAAATGCTATagatgcagtgaatgtgggacaGCCTTCCACAGGAAGGCACAGCTCCTGATACATCAGAGAAGTCATATGCTGTAG